From Verrucomicrobiota bacterium, one genomic window encodes:
- a CDS encoding 5'-3' exonuclease H3TH domain-containing protein, producing MSIPTTSGRLLLVDAHALAYRSFYGIRNLKSAGGMPTNAIYGFIKALDRMRAALSPTHWMVIWDGGLAAERLAALPEYKAQRPPMPDDLRQQLDGINEYLDAAGIVHHCEAGEEADDRIATVTRLAGEAGLAVVIASPDKDFLQLVADQVGVWSPNDKSGVVWGREQVVHKTGVPPEQIVDWLSLVGDAVDNIPGVPGVGPKTAAELLCQYGKLEALYATGGGAFPDKLRASLSSSRELVFRNRQLVRLNQDLPGEVDWRKCMVHPPDTEALQRLFERWDFKSMSGPPKPLQATQAELFSG from the coding sequence ATGAGTATTCCAACTACTTCCGGTCGCTTGCTATTGGTGGACGCCCATGCGCTGGCATACCGGTCGTTTTATGGCATTCGCAACCTCAAGTCCGCCGGTGGCATGCCCACCAATGCGATCTACGGATTTATCAAGGCGTTAGACCGGATGCGGGCAGCCTTGTCGCCCACTCATTGGATGGTGATTTGGGATGGCGGCCTCGCGGCTGAACGCCTTGCCGCCTTGCCGGAGTACAAAGCCCAGCGCCCGCCAATGCCTGACGATTTACGCCAGCAATTGGATGGCATCAACGAGTATTTGGATGCGGCTGGGATTGTGCATCATTGTGAGGCTGGCGAGGAAGCGGATGATCGGATTGCGACGGTGACGCGGCTGGCGGGAGAGGCAGGGCTGGCAGTGGTCATTGCCAGCCCGGATAAGGACTTCCTGCAATTGGTCGCGGACCAGGTGGGCGTGTGGAGTCCGAATGATAAATCAGGCGTGGTCTGGGGCCGGGAACAGGTGGTTCACAAAACCGGGGTTCCGCCCGAGCAAATCGTGGATTGGCTGAGCTTGGTTGGGGATGCGGTGGATAACATCCCGGGAGTGCCGGGGGTGGGGCCAAAAACCGCTGCCGAGTTACTGTGTCAATACGGGAAACTGGAGGCACTTTATGCCACCGGCGGCGGAGCCTTTCCGGACAAACTGCGGGCGTCCTTGTCATCCTCCCGAGAGTTGGTTTTCCGCAACCGCCAATTGGTGCGCCTAAACCAGGATTTACCCGGGGAGGTGGATTGGCGGAAATGTATGGTGCATCCGCCTGATACCGAGGCGTTGCAGAGGTTATTTGAGCGTTGGGATTTTAAGAGCATGAGCGGACCGCCGAAGCCGCTTCAGGCAACCCAGGCGGAACTTTTTTCAGGATAA
- a CDS encoding ABC transporter permease, whose product MNEKLSTMAPTPTRPSRAADLRRVMADYLGMLLALGALILVFSLQAQHFFSATTFQTIANQIPAAIIMATGTTFVLIIAGVDLSIGSVLGFSGAVLGVCMKQYNWPLGAAILAALGTGLACGAFNGLVSIRWGLPSFIVTLGMLEIARGGAHLVTHSQTQYIGSAIEGIAGTHVLGLSLPFLLATAIVIAGQLVLSRTVFGRYMIAIGTNEEAVRLSGIDPRPVKLAVFLISGVLVAVAAIIDTSRFQSANPNAGAGFELQAIAAAVIGGTSLMGGRGSVVRTFFGVLIIAVLNNGLASVGVKDETKRLITGVVIVAAVILDQYRQRLGKGAGKS is encoded by the coding sequence ATGAACGAGAAGCTTTCCACTATGGCACCCACGCCCACGCGCCCGTCGCGCGCCGCCGATTTGCGGCGGGTGATGGCGGATTATCTGGGCATGTTACTGGCTCTGGGGGCGCTGATTCTGGTATTCAGTCTTCAGGCCCAACATTTTTTCAGCGCGACCACTTTTCAGACCATCGCGAACCAAATACCCGCCGCGATTATCATGGCCACCGGGACGACCTTCGTGTTGATCATTGCCGGGGTGGATTTATCCATCGGTTCCGTGCTCGGTTTCAGCGGCGCGGTGTTGGGCGTGTGCATGAAACAATATAACTGGCCGTTGGGCGCGGCCATTCTCGCTGCCCTGGGGACCGGGCTGGCTTGCGGCGCATTCAACGGGCTGGTGTCCATCCGCTGGGGCCTGCCATCGTTTATTGTTACCTTGGGCATGCTGGAGATCGCGCGGGGCGGGGCTCACCTGGTCACGCATTCGCAAACACAATACATCGGGTCGGCCATTGAAGGCATCGCCGGAACGCATGTCCTGGGGCTATCCCTGCCGTTCCTGCTGGCGACGGCCATTGTCATCGCGGGGCAGTTGGTGTTGTCGCGGACCGTCTTTGGGCGCTACATGATTGCCATCGGGACCAACGAAGAAGCGGTGCGGTTATCGGGCATTGACCCTCGCCCGGTCAAATTGGCCGTCTTCCTGATCAGCGGCGTTCTGGTGGCCGTGGCAGCGATCATTGACACGTCGCGATTCCAATCCGCCAATCCGAATGCCGGAGCAGGTTTTGAGCTGCAGGCCATTGCGGCGGCGGTGATTGGTGGCACCAGCCTGATGGGCGGACGCGGGTCGGTGGTGCGGACCTTTTTCGGGGTGCTGATCATTGCTGTGCTCAATAACGGCTTGGCATCGGTGGGGGTGAAGGATGAAACAAAACGGCTGATCACCGGGGTGGTGATCGTGGCGGCAGTGATCCTGGACCAATACCGGCAGCGCTTGGGCAAAGGCGCCGGGAAAAGTTGA
- a CDS encoding Amuc_1100 family pilus-like protein, which produces MLWIKRNLLFVVGLLVAVGLLAFAIVRLLGTMDQDKQVRDGLEEEWGQLANLYRENPFPDTANIGLVRQDQKRLRQFVQQARDCYQPIPPIHYASQQGFKTELERLVYQLNAIAKSNKIALPTNYYYSFQAQRTLIKFAPGSLEPISRQMAHIQRICAILYDAKIQQLESVQRARISDDDTEAGDLIQQTIQTNAVAVVTPYRVNFRCFSSELAAVVDGLVNSPNGFVIKTIDLIPGSEGVPQMPAPSTPPPGAMDPGQPAPPAAMDPGQPAPAPVLPPVRLQPYRRTPGGGRASRFPTPPVVAPPTPGAAPTAPVTAVPGKVDAGGLKTLLNERAFRVSILLNVVSMRQGSK; this is translated from the coding sequence ATGTTGTGGATCAAACGCAATCTCCTGTTTGTCGTTGGCTTGCTGGTCGCCGTGGGTTTGCTCGCGTTTGCCATCGTGCGGCTGTTGGGCACCATGGATCAGGATAAGCAGGTGCGCGACGGACTGGAGGAGGAGTGGGGGCAGTTGGCCAATTTGTATCGGGAAAATCCTTTTCCGGATACCGCCAATATCGGTTTGGTGCGGCAAGATCAAAAGCGGCTGCGGCAGTTTGTGCAACAGGCCCGGGATTGTTATCAGCCCATACCGCCAATCCATTATGCCAGCCAGCAAGGTTTCAAGACTGAATTGGAACGGTTGGTGTACCAGCTTAACGCGATTGCCAAATCGAATAAAATCGCCCTGCCAACCAACTATTACTATTCCTTCCAGGCGCAGCGTACGTTGATTAAATTCGCGCCGGGAAGTCTGGAGCCAATATCCCGGCAAATGGCGCATATTCAGCGCATTTGTGCCATCCTGTATGATGCCAAAATCCAACAATTGGAGTCCGTCCAGCGCGCCCGGATATCCGATGATGATACTGAAGCGGGCGATCTTATCCAGCAAACCATCCAGACCAATGCGGTGGCGGTGGTGACGCCGTACCGCGTCAATTTCAGGTGTTTTAGCAGCGAGCTGGCGGCCGTGGTGGATGGCCTGGTCAATTCACCAAACGGTTTTGTCATTAAAACCATTGATTTGATACCGGGATCGGAGGGCGTGCCGCAAATGCCGGCGCCCAGTACTCCACCGCCAGGCGCGATGGACCCTGGCCAGCCCGCGCCTCCGGCAGCGATGGACCCCGGCCAGCCGGCGCCTGCTCCAGTGTTGCCGCCGGTGCGTTTGCAACCGTATCGCCGGACGCCTGGTGGCGGTCGGGCCAGCCGTTTTCCAACGCCACCGGTAGTTGCTCCGCCGACTCCCGGCGCGGCTCCCACAGCACCTGTGACAGCGGTGCCGGGCAAGGTGGATGCCGGCGGCTTGAAAACGTTGTTAAATGAAAGAGCCTTCCGCGTTTCAATTCTGTTGAACGTGGTCTCGATGCGGCAAGGAAGCAAATAG
- a CDS encoding type II toxin-antitoxin system prevent-host-death family antitoxin — protein sequence MSTVTASEAKTRFGELLNRVAKGEAVVITRYEKTVARMIPEGGQSLEDIRKTVAGLQALQELIRTRAKGRTKLSDAEVRSATEEGRL from the coding sequence ATGTCAACTGTAACCGCATCTGAGGCCAAGACTCGCTTTGGTGAGTTGTTGAATCGCGTTGCCAAAGGTGAGGCGGTCGTCATTACCCGTTATGAAAAAACGGTTGCCCGGATGATCCCAGAAGGAGGGCAAAGCCTGGAAGATATTCGCAAGACGGTGGCTGGCCTCCAAGCACTGCAAGAATTGATCCGCACCCGGGCCAAGGGAAGAACAAAACTGTCTGATGCGGAAGTTCGCTCGGCCACCGAGGAAGGGCGTCTATGA
- the pilM gene encoding type IV pilus assembly protein PilM has product MAVDCGANTLKVAEFEPNESGGLRLKQYAFRSLGQEGAQEATRESATVKALQAVLGEKPFSSKMVNVCAPGFHVFSKFVKLPPVDEAKVTQIIQYEAQQNVPFPLEEVVWDYQILGATNSGDLEVLLVAIKTDVVEGLFRSTESSGLRLNLVEVSAAALCNAFRFNYGDLEGCTMLLDIGARTSSLLFFEKGKVFSRSINIGANTITQDFATEFRLSFDDAERIKAEKGFVSLGGAYEEPDDAQAAAISKIARQIMTRLHIQVNATIQNYRGQQAGSPPLRLFLSGGASIMPFTAQFFAEKLNIPVEYFNPLRNVDRDPGLNLEELAKVAHSMGELVGLGLRTLAHCPVELNLMPKTSVKFQEFNQKKPFFLSTIFSLVLVVFAYGFLQQKLVEEKRRSLDDLQATRSPLEASKTTLQNELRRLKEIMSDADAMRVVLSERRIWHEILPVLRECLMATEEEARKELEVDTGIWIDTLTTELPSDHAAAAAAVAAEGAVATDPGDLRPTKKRRGQAAVDPAVTAAASDQLITHLTLKVRSIDMTSIKPEGNNTMAFELLKQLQSHPWLFDTNEPNATGFKGSINLEGPTFTAEIVVKLKTPITL; this is encoded by the coding sequence TTGGCGGTTGACTGCGGGGCGAACACCCTGAAGGTCGCTGAATTTGAGCCGAACGAGTCCGGTGGACTGCGGCTCAAGCAGTATGCTTTTCGTTCTTTGGGACAAGAGGGAGCCCAAGAGGCGACGCGCGAATCCGCCACGGTCAAGGCACTGCAAGCGGTCTTGGGGGAGAAGCCATTCAGCTCCAAAATGGTGAATGTTTGCGCGCCGGGCTTCCACGTATTTTCCAAGTTTGTCAAGCTGCCCCCGGTGGACGAAGCCAAGGTCACCCAGATTATTCAATACGAAGCCCAACAGAATGTCCCGTTCCCGCTCGAGGAAGTGGTGTGGGATTACCAGATTCTGGGGGCTACCAATTCGGGCGATCTGGAAGTGTTGCTGGTCGCCATTAAAACGGATGTCGTTGAGGGATTGTTTCGCAGCACGGAAAGCTCCGGCCTGCGGCTCAACCTTGTGGAAGTGTCGGCGGCGGCGCTATGCAATGCGTTTCGCTTTAATTACGGGGATCTGGAAGGCTGTACCATGCTGCTGGACATTGGGGCCAGAACCAGCAGTCTGCTGTTCTTCGAGAAAGGAAAAGTCTTTTCGCGCAGCATCAATATTGGCGCCAACACCATCACCCAGGATTTTGCGACGGAATTCAGACTTTCCTTTGACGACGCTGAACGGATCAAAGCGGAGAAGGGGTTTGTAAGTCTGGGTGGCGCTTATGAAGAGCCGGATGATGCGCAGGCGGCGGCGATTTCCAAGATCGCCCGCCAGATCATGACCCGCTTGCACATCCAGGTGAACGCGACGATTCAAAACTATCGCGGCCAACAGGCCGGTTCGCCCCCGTTGCGCTTGTTCCTTTCCGGCGGGGCGTCCATCATGCCGTTTACGGCCCAGTTTTTTGCCGAAAAACTGAATATTCCGGTCGAATATTTCAATCCGTTGCGCAACGTGGATCGCGATCCGGGATTGAATTTGGAGGAGTTGGCCAAAGTGGCGCATTCCATGGGGGAACTGGTTGGTTTGGGGTTGCGCACGCTGGCGCATTGCCCGGTGGAGTTGAACTTGATGCCAAAGACTTCGGTCAAGTTTCAAGAATTCAACCAAAAGAAACCGTTTTTCTTATCCACGATTTTCAGCTTGGTGTTGGTGGTGTTCGCGTACGGTTTTTTGCAGCAGAAACTGGTCGAGGAAAAGCGCCGTTCGCTTGATGATTTACAGGCCACCCGTTCGCCGCTGGAGGCTAGCAAAACGACCCTCCAAAACGAGCTGCGGCGCCTGAAGGAAATCATGTCCGACGCGGACGCCATGCGCGTGGTGCTTAGTGAACGGCGAATCTGGCATGAAATTTTGCCCGTGTTGCGCGAGTGCCTGATGGCCACTGAGGAAGAAGCGCGCAAGGAATTGGAAGTGGATACCGGCATTTGGATTGATACCCTGACCACCGAACTGCCTTCTGACCATGCAGCAGCGGCGGCGGCAGTGGCGGCAGAAGGGGCGGTGGCGACTGACCCGGGGGATTTGCGTCCGACCAAGAAACGACGCGGCCAAGCTGCGGTGGATCCGGCGGTCACGGCGGCAGCCTCCGACCAACTCATCACCCATTTGACGCTGAAAGTGCGTTCGATTGACATGACCAGCATCAAGCCGGAGGGTAACAACACCATGGCCTTTGAGTTGCTCAAGCAGTTGCAATCGCATCCCTGGTTGTTTGATACCAATGAACCCAACGCCACCGGATTCAAGGGCAGCATTAATCTCGAAGGGCCAACCTTTACCGCTGAGATTGTCGTGAAACTGAAAACCCCCATAACCTTATAG
- a CDS encoding sugar ABC transporter ATP-binding protein: MPESPALLHVTGIEKAYATPVLTGVNFALRRGEVHALIGENGAGKSTLARILAGLTQPDAGTMQVNGRPHAPRSRHEAEQQGVRMVMQELNLVGTLTVAENIFLEEMPNRFGWIDYGRMNSRTAELLQTVGLSHVDPGEPVGRLGIGQQQLVEIAAGISRRCEVLILDEPTAALTDPEVERLFAQINRLKAQGAGIIYISHRLEELRLIADRITVLRDGRMVGTHQTGAVSLDELVRLMVGRELGEVIQPAESKPGPVALRVQGLCRGNKVREVSFEARQGEILGFAGLMGAGRTETMRLIFGADQADAGEIFLHGSDTPARIRSPQDAVRQGIALLTEDRKEQGAFLPLPIRANLSITALDLVSRLRCWIEPSREHGAAVEWSEKLRVRCHSVEQRIVELSGGNQQKVIIGKWLFRNCDILIFDEPTRGIDVGARFEIYQLLIELARNGKAVIVVSSDLKELLALCDRLLVMSAGKIAAGFTRGEWTQDKIMAAALSGHLDKQRL, encoded by the coding sequence ATGCCCGAATCTCCGGCATTGCTCCACGTTACCGGTATTGAAAAGGCCTATGCCACGCCGGTGTTGACGGGGGTGAATTTCGCGCTGCGCCGGGGCGAGGTGCATGCGTTGATCGGCGAGAACGGGGCGGGCAAAAGCACGCTGGCCCGCATCCTTGCCGGGCTGACCCAACCGGATGCCGGAACCATGCAGGTAAACGGGCGGCCGCATGCGCCGCGCAGCCGTCATGAGGCCGAGCAGCAGGGGGTGCGCATGGTCATGCAGGAGTTGAACCTGGTGGGCACGCTGACGGTCGCCGAGAATATTTTTTTGGAGGAGATGCCCAACCGGTTCGGGTGGATTGATTATGGCCGGATGAATTCCCGGACTGCTGAATTGTTGCAGACGGTTGGCCTTTCCCACGTGGACCCCGGCGAGCCGGTCGGGCGGTTGGGCATCGGCCAGCAGCAGTTGGTGGAGATTGCCGCCGGGATTTCCCGGCGCTGCGAGGTGTTGATCCTGGACGAGCCGACGGCGGCGTTGACGGACCCGGAAGTGGAGCGGCTGTTCGCGCAGATCAATCGTTTGAAGGCGCAAGGAGCCGGCATCATTTATATCTCCCATCGCCTGGAGGAACTGCGGCTGATCGCCGACCGCATCACGGTGCTGCGCGATGGCCGGATGGTGGGCACGCACCAGACCGGCGCTGTTTCGCTGGATGAGCTGGTGCGTCTCATGGTGGGACGCGAATTGGGGGAGGTTATTCAACCGGCTGAGTCAAAACCCGGTCCCGTGGCGTTGCGAGTCCAGGGGCTGTGTCGCGGCAACAAAGTGCGGGAGGTTTCCTTTGAAGCGCGCCAAGGGGAAATCCTGGGCTTTGCCGGCTTGATGGGTGCGGGACGCACCGAAACCATGCGCCTTATTTTTGGCGCTGACCAAGCGGATGCGGGGGAAATATTTTTGCATGGTTCTGATACACCCGCCCGCATCCGGTCACCCCAGGATGCCGTGCGGCAGGGTATCGCGCTGCTCACGGAGGATCGCAAAGAGCAGGGGGCATTTCTGCCGTTGCCCATCCGCGCCAATCTCAGCATCACGGCGCTGGACCTCGTCAGCCGGCTGCGATGCTGGATTGAGCCCAGCCGCGAACATGGCGCAGCCGTGGAGTGGAGTGAAAAACTGCGGGTGCGCTGTCATTCCGTGGAACAGCGCATTGTCGAATTGAGCGGCGGCAACCAGCAAAAGGTGATCATTGGAAAATGGCTGTTCCGCAACTGCGATATTCTGATTTTCGACGAGCCCACCCGGGGTATTGATGTGGGAGCCCGGTTTGAAATATACCAACTGCTGATTGAATTGGCCCGCAACGGCAAGGCGGTGATCGTGGTATCGTCTGATCTCAAGGAATTGCTGGCCTTGTGCGACCGGTTGCTGGTCATGTCCGCCGGAAAAATTGCCGCCGGTTTCACGCGCGGCGAATGGACGCAGGACAAGATCATGGCCGCCGCCCTGAGCGGTCATCTGGACAAACAACGACTATGA